In Monodelphis domestica isolate mMonDom1 chromosome 3, mMonDom1.pri, whole genome shotgun sequence, the following proteins share a genomic window:
- the LOC130458105 gene encoding mRNA export factor GLE1-like yields MASEGRCWEALQAPRSSDRGPLSYPSDWPLRGQETLEERMSIPEWSTSSGCVADHILPPSQQNRLPSEDSSLSSAPDQVLSVPQTPARHAKVSSPVSLAAPSGTRRQEDELHQAKSVVLRPSRGTEVEGCIRLYEEVHRLKGTRGLRQRQEEHERKARLLSDMASEQLKRFDERTSRKQHKEYQDLREGMEKSFRETQGQQEQLQEERRHRAHMLHPKLREAEQQPSRHTGQGRLRKEEGQDRWRRLYALQEEALQLNQQLGASYRHNGLPRRDLSAFGGRGDQLCALISDIIRSTSERGFPAPEDEATAERALQEMRHVLTGLQQEMAKATEEKRRPDEEECEDKQGQLEQRPRAEKETPDPGQCPGGKQREGLHVKAGDGTMQWYQQLQDAANQCVLAFDALTNSKDQEAKKIKMDLQKAATIPVSQISTIAGSQLKEIFDKINNLLLGKAVPCGGRSVSVTNHQQGLDFVHYKLAEKFVKQGEEEVASHHEAAFPIAAVASGIWELHPRVGELILAHLHKKCPYSVPFYPAFQEGMASEEYQKLLGYQVKDSKVEQQDSFLKRMSGMIRLYAAIIQLRWPYAERQGAHPHGLNHGWRWLAQLLNMEPLADVTATLLFDFLEVCGNALMKQYQLQFWKMMLLIKEEYFPRIEAITSSGQMGSLIRLKRFLENCLQHGEIPVPKGSLPPSFWLS; encoded by the coding sequence ATGGCGTCAGAGGGCCGCTGCTGGGAGGCCCTGCAGGCCCCGAGGAGCTCCGACAGAGGACCCTTGTCCTACCCCAGCGACTGGCCGTTGAGGGGCCAGGAGACTTTGGAAGAACGCATGTCCATTCCTGAGTGGTCGACTTCCTCTGGATGCGTGGCGGACCACATCTTGCCTCCCTCTCAGCAGAATCGACTTCCCTCTGAGGATTCATCGCTCTCTTCTGCTCCTGACCAAGTACTGTCTGTTCCTCAGACCCCTGCCAGACATGCAAAGGTCTCCTCGCCAGTTTCCCTTGCAGCTCCAAGTGGAACTCGGCGTCAGGAGGATGAACTCCATCAGGCAAAATCTGTGGTACTTCGCCCCTCGCGGGGAACGGAGGTGGAAGGATGCATTCGATTGTATGAGGAGGTACACAGGCTGAAGGGAACTAGAGGACTGAGGCAGAGGCAGGAAGAGCATGAGAGGAAGGCAAGGCTCCTCTCTGACATGGCCTCAGAGCAGCTGAAGCGGTTTGATGAACGAACGTCACGGAAACAGCACAAGGAGTATCAGGACCTTcgggaagggatggagaaaagttTCCGAGAAACACAGGGTCAGCAGGAGCAGCTCCAAGAGGAACGTCGTCACAGAGCCCACATGCTCCACCCGAAGCTGCGTGAGGCTGAGCAGCAGCCATCGAGGCACACGGGGCAAGGACGGCTCAGGAAAGAAGAAGGCCAGGATCGCTGGCGGCGTCTCTATGCCCTCCAAGAGGAGGCACTGCAGCTCAACCAGCAGCTGGGTGCCAGTTATCGGCACAACGGCCTACCGAGACGGGATCTGTCTGCATTTGGAGGCAGGGGAGACCAGTTGTGTGCGCTTATTTCAGACATCATTCGGAGCACCAGTGAGAGAGGTTTTCCTGCCCCAGAAGATGAAGCCACCGCAGAACGGGCCCTGCAGGAAATGCGGCACGTGCTTACTGGTTTACAGCAGGAGATGGCCAAGGCtactgaggaaaagaggaggcCAGATGAAGAGGAGTGCGAGGACAAACAGGGGCAATTGGAGCAGCGGCCGAGAGCCGAGAAGGAGACCCCAGATCCTGGTCAGTGTCccggagggaaacagagagaaggcctCCACGTCAAAGCAGGAGACGGTACCATGCAGTGGTACCAGCAGCTACAGGATGCTGCCAATCAATGTGTCTTGGCTTTTGATGCATTAACCAATAGCAAAGATCAGGAGGccaagaagatcaaaatggacCTGCAGAAAGCTGCCACTATTCCTGTGAGCCAGATCTCTACAATAGCAGGCTCACAGCTGAAGGAGATCTTTGACAAGATCAACAATCTGCTCTTGGGGAAAGCTGTCCCCTGCGGTGGTCGGTCTGTGTCAGTGACAAACCACCAACAAGGCCTGGACTTTGTCCACTACAAGCTGGCAGAGAAATTCGTGaaacaaggagaagaagaagTGGCTTCTCATCACGAAGCAGCATTCCCCATTGCTGCTGTGGCATCCGGAATCTGGGAACTCCATCCCAGAGTGGGGGAACTCATCCTTGCTCATCTTCACAAAAAATGCCCTTACTCCGTGCCTTTctacccagccttccaggagggcATGGCCTCGGAAGAATATCAGAAGCTCCTTGGCTACCAAGTCAAGGATTCCAAAGTAGAACAACAAGATAGCTTTCTGAAGAGGATGTCTGGCATGATTCGTCTCTACGCTGCTATCATTCAACTCCGCTGGCCTTATGCAGAGAGACAAGGGGCTCATCCTCATGGCTTAAACCATGGCTGGCGCTGGCTGGCACAGCTCCTGAACATGGAGCCTCTGGCAGATGTGACCGCCActcttctctttgacttcttaGAGGTATGTGGGAATGCGCTCATGAAACAGTACCAGCTTCAGTTCTGGAAGATGATGCTACTcataaaggaagaatattttccCCGAATTGAAGCCATCACCAGTTCAGGACAGATGGGGTCTTTGATACGTCTCAAACGGTTCCTGGAGAACTGTCTGCAGCACGGGGAGATCCCCGTCCCAAAGGGCTCCCTGCCGCCTTCTTTCTGGCTTTCCTGA
- the LOC130458107 gene encoding mRNA export factor GLE1-like — MASEGRCWEALQAPRSSDRGPLSYHRDWPLRGQETLEERMSIPEWSTSSGCVADHILPPSQQNRLPSEDSSLSSAPDQVLSVPQTPARHAKVSSPVSLAAPSGTRRQEDELHQAKSVVLRPSRGTEVEGCIRLYEEVHRLKGTRGLRQRQEEHERKARLLSEMASEQLKRFDERTSRKQHKEYQDLREGMEKSFRETQGQQEQLQEERRHRAHMLHPKLREAEQQPSRHTGQGRLRKEEGQDRWRRLYALQEEALQLNQQLGASYRHNGLPRRDLSAFGGRGDQLCALISDIIRSASERGFPAPEDEATAERALQEMRHVLTGLQQEMAKATEEKRRPDEEECEDKQGQLEQRPRAEKETPDPGQCPGGKQREGLHVKAGDGTMQWYQQLQDAANQCVLAFDALTNSKDQEAKKIKMDLQKAATIPVSQISTIAGSQLKEIFDKINNLLLGKAVPCGGLSVSVTNHQQGLDFVHYKLAEKFVKQGEEEVASHHEAAFPIAAVASGIWELHPRVGELILAHLHKKCPYSVPFYPAFQEGMASEEYQKLLGYQVKDSKVEQQDRFLKRMSGMIRLYAAIIQLRWPYAERQGAHPHGLNHGWRWLAQLLNMEPLADVTATLLFDFLEVCGNALMKQYQLQFWKMMLLIKEEYFPRIEAITSSGQMGSLIRLERFLENCLQQGEIPVPKGSLPPSFWLS; from the coding sequence ATGGCGTCAGAGGGCCGCTGCTGGGAGGCCCTGCAGGCCCCGAGGAGCTCCGACAGAGGACCCTTGTCCTACCACCGCGACTGGCCGTTGAGGGGCCAGGAGACTTTGGAAGAACGCATGTCCATTCCTGAGTGGTCGACTTCCTCTGGATGCGTGGCGGACCACATCTTGCCTCCCTCTCAGCAGAATCGACTTCCCTCTGAGGATTCATCGCTCTCTTCTGCTCCTGACCAAGTACTGTCTGTTCCTCAGACCCCTGCCAGACATGCAAAGGTCTCCTCGCCAGTTTCCCTTGCAGCTCCAAGTGGAACTCGGCGTCAGGAGGATGAACTCCATCAGGCAAAATCTGTGGTACTTCGCCCCTCGCGGGGAACGGAGGTGGAAGGATGCATTCGATTGTATGAGGAGGTACACAGGCTGAAGGGAACTAGAGGACTGAGGCAGAGGCAGGAAGAGCATGAGAGGAAGGCAAGGCTCCTCTCTGAGATGGCCTCAGAGCAGCTGAAGCGGTTTGATGAACGGACGTCACGGAAACAGCACAAGGAGTATCAGGACCTTcgggaagggatggagaaaagttTCCGAGAAACACAGGGTCAGCAGGAGCAGCTCCAAGAGGAACGTCGTCACAGAGCCCACATGCTCCACCCGAAGCTGCGTGAGGCTGAGCAGCAGCCATCGAGGCACACGGGGCAAGGACGGCTCAGGAAAGAAGAAGGCCAGGATCGCTGGCGGCGTCTCTATGCCCTCCAAGAGGAGGCACTGCAGCTCAACCAGCAGCTGGGTGCCAGTTATCGGCACAACGGCCTACCGAGACGGGATCTGTCTGCATTTGGAGGCAGGGGAGACCAGTTGTGTGCGCTTATTTCAGACATCATTCGGAGCGCCAGTGAGAGAGGTTTTCCTGCCCCAGAAGATGAAGCCACCGCAGAACGGGCCCTGCAGGAAATGCGGCACGTGCTTACTGGTTTACAGCAGGAGATGGCCAAGGCtactgaggaaaagaggaggcCAGATGAAGAGGAGTGCGAGGACAAACAGGGGCAATTGGAGCAGCGGCCGAGAGCCGAGAAGGAGACCCCAGATCCTGGTCAGTGTCccggagggaaacagagagaaggcctCCACGTCAAAGCAGGAGACGGTACCATGCAGTGGTACCAGCAGCTACAGGATGCTGCCAATCAATGTGTCTTGGCTTTTGATGCATTAACCAATAGCAAAGATCAGGAGGccaagaagatcaaaatggacCTGCAGAAAGCTGCCACTATTCCTGTGAGCCAGATCTCTACAATAGCAGGCTCACAGCTGAAGGAGATCTTTGACAAGATCAACAATCTGCTCTTGGGGAAAGCTGTCCCCTGCGGTGGTCTGTCTGTGTCAGTGACAAACCACCAACAAGGCCTGGACTTTGTCCACTACAAGCTGGCAGAGAAATTCGTGaaacaaggagaagaagaagTGGCTTCTCATCACGAAGCAGCATTCCCCATTGCTGCTGTGGCATCCGGAATCTGGGAACTCCATCCCAGAGTGGGGGAACTCATCCTTGCTCATCTTCACAAAAAATGCCCTTACTCCGTGCCTTTctacccagccttccaggagggcATGGCCTCGGAAGAATATCAGAAGCTCCTTGGCTACCAAGTCAAGGATTCCAAAGTAGAACAACAAGATAGATTTCTGAAGAGGATGTCTGGCATGATTCGTCTCTACGCTGCTATCATTCAACTCCGCTGGCCTTATGCAGAGAGACAAGGGGCTCATCCTCATGGCTTAAACCATGGCTGGCGCTGGCTGGCACAGCTCCTGAACATGGAGCCTCTGGCAGATGTGACCGCCActcttctctttgacttcttaGAGGTATGTGGGAATGCGCTCATGAAACAGTACCAGCTTCAGTTCTGGAAGATGATGCTACTcataaaggaagaatattttccCCGAATTGAAGCCATCACCAGTTCAGGACAGATGGGGTCTTTGATACGTCTCGAACGGTTCCTGGAGAACTGTCTGCAGCAAGGGGAGATCCCCGTCCCAAAGGGCTCCCTGCCGCCTTCTTTCTGGCTTTCCTGA